In Ipomoea triloba cultivar NCNSP0323 chromosome 15, ASM357664v1, one genomic interval encodes:
- the LOC116006018 gene encoding uncharacterized protein LOC116006018 — protein sequence MAIYRTHRPKPKSRSPILILTSAIAAIALFFLFSSLLSTNGFFLSAPKTIGDLIVHSRIRPKKLPDKFLYWGSRIDCPGKHCDSCAGLGHQESSLRCALEEALFLQRTLVMPSRMCINPIHNKKGILHQSEGSSLDEGWAASSCAMDSLYDVDLISDTVPVILDNSKMWHQVLETSMKLGSRGVAHVKDVSRTELKENSPYSDILLINRTASPLAWFMECKDRTNRSAVLLPFSFLPSMATKKLRDAAEKIKALIGDYDAIHVRRGDKIKTRKDRFGVDRSLHPHLDRDTRPEFMLCRIAKWVPPGQTLFIASNERTPGFFSPLAVRYKLAYASNYSHILDPLIENNYQLFMVERLIMMGAKTFIRTFKEDDTDLALTDDPKKNTKTWQIPVNTTDANNC from the exons ATGGCGATCTACAGAACCCACAGGCCGAAGCCCAAATCCAGATCCCCAATTCTCATACTCACCTCCGCCATCGCCGCCATTGcgctcttcttcctcttctcttCCTTGCTCTCCACAAATGGCTTCTTCCTTTCCGCTCCCAAAACCATAGGCGACCTCATAGTTCACTCCAGAATCAGACCCAAGAAATTGCCCGACAAATTCCTCTACTGGGGGAGCAGAATTGACTGCCCTGGAAAGCACTGCGACTCCTGTGCCGGCCTGGGTCACCAGGAGTCCAGCCTCCGCTGTGCCCTTGAAGAAGCCTTGTTCCTTCAAAG AACGCTTGTGATGCCTTCTAGGATGTGCATCAATCCAATACATAACAAGAAAGGGATTCTTCATCAATCTGAGGGTTCAAGTTTAGATGAAGG GTGGGCAGCTAGCTCCTGTGCTATGGATTCTCTGTATGATGTGGACCTCATATCTGATACAGTTCCTGTTATTTTGGATAACTCGAAAATGTGGCATCAGGTTCTGGAGACAAGCATGAAATTAGGTTCTAGAGGGGTTGCTCATGTAAAAGATGTTAGCCGGACTGAACTCAAAGAAAATAGCCCATACTCAGATATTTTGCTGATAAATCGAACTGCAAGCCCTCTTGCATG GTTCATGGAGTGCAAGGATCGAACCAATCGCAGTGCTGTCTTGTTGCCATTTTCTTTCCTTCCTTCGATGGCCACAAAGAAACTACGAGATGCAGCGGAAAAG ATCAAGGCACTCATTGGAGATTATGATGCGATTCATGTGCGCAGAGGAGATAAGATCAAGACCAGGAAGGATAGGTTTGGTGTTGATCGAAGTTTACATCCCCATTTGGACAGAGACACACGCCCAGAGTTCATGCTGTGCAGAATTGCTAAATGGGTCCCACCTGGGCAGACACTCTTTATTGCTTCTAATGAGAGAACACCGGGTTTCTTTTCACCTCTGGCTGTAAG GTACAAGTTGGCATACGCGTCAAACTACAGCCATATTTTGGACCCATTGATCGAGAACAACTACCAGCTGTTCATGGTGGAAAGGCTTATCATGATGGGAGCGAAAACCTTCATCCGAACATTCAAAGAAGACGATACAGACCTCGCTCTTACAGATGATCCTAAAAAGAACACCAAGACATGGCAAATACCCGTTAACACAACGGACGCAAACAATTGCTGA
- the LOC116006393 gene encoding dual specificity protein phosphatase 12-like, protein MPYLVREHLFIGNISDAAEILQHGSEEITHILSVLSSASISFFSEWRSGLVIPTKEIDKVYFGGNESEGNTADESNTSVSPKKLLYSLEFAGKDLKFVRMAVPLRDMENENLLDSLDVCLDFIEESRKKGSVLVHCFAGVSRSASIVAAYLMRSEQLSYEDAIQSLCQSCESVSPNDGFVDQLKMFEEMGFKVNRASPTYKRFHLKLLGECYNRGETIDASKFAEDPALPTKKLSSLVTDEPLSREACPTQAYRCKKCRRVVAVQDNVIDHVPGEGETAFGWSKRRSGRPFEKADDDECSSIFIEPLQWMKSVGEGALEGKLCCIHCEARLGYFNWSGIQCSCGSWITPAFQLHKSRVDVSTL, encoded by the exons ATGCCTTATCTCGTTCGTGAACATCTGTTTATTGGCAACATAAGTGATGCGGCGGAGATTCTTCAGCATGGCAGTGAAgaaattacacatatattatcAGTTCTTAGTTCAGCttcaatatcatttttctcTGAATGGCGTAGTGGGCTTGTGATCCCTACCAAGGAGATTGATAAGGTCTATTTTGGAGGTAATGAATCAGAGGGAAATACTGCTGATGAGTCAAATACTTCCGTATCACCTAAGAAGCTTCTATACTCACTGGAGTTCGCTGGGAAGGATCTTAAGTTTGTGAGGATGGCAGTACCCTTGAGAGATATGGAGAATGAGAATTTGCTGGATTCTTTGGATGTGTGCTTGGATTTCATTGAAGAAAGTAGAAAAAAGGGGTCTGTATTGGTGCATTGCTTTGCTGGTGTGTCAAGAAG TGCATCCATTGTTGCAGCATACTTGATGAGATCTGAACAGTTGTCATATGAAG ACGCAATTCAATCTTTATGTCAAAGCTGCGAATCTGTCTCCCCAAATGATGGTTTTGTAGATCAG TTGAAAATGTTTGAAGAAATGGGCTTCAAGGTTAATCGTGCCAGCCCCACATACAAACGGTTTCACTTAAAGCTACTAG GTGAGTGCTATAATCGCGGAGAAACAATAGACGCGTCTAAGTTTGCAGAAGATCCTGCTTTGCCAACAAAAAAGCTCTCCTCCTTGGTTACTGATGAGCCCTTGAGTAGGGAAGCGTGTCCTACTCAAGCATACCGCTGCAAGAAATGCCGGAGAGTAGTTGCGGTGCAAGATAATGTTATTGATCATGTTCCTGGAGAGGGTGAAACAGCCTTTGGATGGTCTAAGAGGAGAAGTGGCCGTCCTTTTGAGAAAGCAGATGATGATGAGTGTTCATCCATCTTTATTGAGCCTCTGCAGTGGATGAAATCAG TCGGAGAGGGTGCTCTGGAAGGCAAGCTCTGCTGCATCCACTGTGAAGCTCGCCTAGGTTACTTCAATTGGTCAGGCATCCAGTGCAGTTGCGGAAGCTGGATCACCCCCGCCTTTCAGCTCCACAAAAGCCGAGTGGATGTCAGCACTTTGTGA
- the LOC116006816 gene encoding F-box protein At2g32560-like: MLFFLFSCFSIAFLSSSFLHPFPSWEREMGFRFWEEFSRFLLSWFRKNKNFLDGFFHFSRILAPARKIAGNVETEETEEGTGLMDLPDLAVESILERLSAAELRIMAGVCGSLREKCVADWLWERHLRERWGRLIGNGVYAEWKRHVGSRKKKKKGGLLDSLTQIPMLFFLFSCFSIAFLSSSFLHPFPSWEREMGFRFWEEFSRFLLSWFRKNKNFLDGFFHFSRILAPARKIAGNVETEETEEGTGLMDLPDLAVESILERLSAAELRIMAGVCGSLREKCVADWLWERHLRERWGRLIGNGVYAEWKRHVGSRKKKKKGGLLDCERQGDFVGFFARFRGFVFNGRSEVGNGVKGFLPQDSAMALYFSLETGSFSFPAQVYNRENGNVGFMLSCYDAEVSYDSSSDLFWARYPAYGRRSVEENIVFDRLRAPPVGTSAYVLHKSDCLNDLKPNDHIEIQWRRSKEFPYGWWYGVVGHSGSCNGSKLHCDCHKSDTVKLEFKQYSPDSEWRETTINRRGHKEVGNEADGYYGGIRKLYSEDEISEWRRFWPSCTLD; this comes from the exons ATgctatttttcttgttttcttgctTCTCCATCGCCTTCCTCTCCAGCTCATTTCTCCACCCATTCCCTTCTTGGGAGCGCGAGATGGGATTTAGGTTCTGGGAGGAGTTTTCGAGGTTCTTGCTTTCATGGTTCCGGAAAAACAAGAACTTTCTCGATGGGTTCTTCCATTTCTCGCGAATCTTGGCTCCGGCGAGGAAGATTGCCGGAAATGTGGAGACTGAGGAGACTGAGGAGGGGACGGGTTTGATGGATTTGCCTGACTTGGCTGTGGAGTCCATTCTTGAGAGGCTTTCGGCGGCGGAGCTGAGAATCATGGCGGGGGTTTGTGGGTCTCTGAGGGAGAAGTGTGTGGCGGATTGGCTGTGGGAGAGGCATCTGAGGGAGAGGTGGGGGAGGTTGATTGGCAATGGTGTGTATGCGGAGTGGAAGCGGCATGTGGGTtctaggaagaagaagaagaagggtggGTTGTTGGATT CTCTCACTCAAATCCCAATgctatttttcttgttttcttgctTCTCCATCGCCTTCCTCTCCAGCTCATTTCTCCACCCATTCCCTTCTTGGGAGCGCGAGATGGGATTTAGGTTCTGGGAGGAGTTTTCGAGGTTCTTGCTTTCATGGTTCCGGAAAAACAAGAACTTTCTCGATGGGTTCTTCCATTTCTCGCGAATCTTGGCTCCGGCGAGGAAGATTGCCGGAAATGTGGAGACTGAGGAGACTGAGGAGGGGACGGGTTTGATGGATTTGCCTGACTTGGCTGTGGAGTCCATTCTTGAGAGGCTTTCGGCGGCGGAGCTGAGAATCATGGCGGGGGTTTGTGGGTCTCTGAGGGAGAAGTGTGTGGCGGATTGGCTGTGGGAGAGGCATCTGAGGGAGAGGTGGGGGAGGTTGATTGGCAATGGTGTGTATGCGGAGTGGAAGCGGCATGTGGGTtctaggaagaagaagaagaagggtggGTTGTTGGATTGTGAAAGGCAGGGGGATTTTGTGGGGTTTTTTGCGAGGTTTAGGGGGTTTGTGTTTAATGGGAGATCGGAAGTGGGGAATGGGGTGAAGGGTTTTTTGCCACAGGACTCAGCCATGGCTTTGTATTTCTCTCTTGAAACTGGCAGCTTCTCTTTCCCAGCTCAGGTTTATAACCGTGAG AATGGGAATGTTGGGTTTATGTTGTCTTGTTATGATGCTGAAGTGAGCTATGATTCCAGCTCTGACCTCTTCTGGGCAAG GTATCCAGCATACGGAAGGCGTTCAGTAGAGGAAAACATAGTGTTCGATAGGCTAAGGGCACCTCCCGTTGGTACTTCTGCTTATGTACTGCATAAATCGGATTGTTTAAATGATTTAAAACCTAATGATCACATCGAGATTCAGTGGAGAAGAAGCAAGGAATTCCCTTATG GTTGGTGGTATGGAGTTGTTGGACACTCGGGATCATGCAATGGCAGCAAATTGCACTGTGATTGCCATAAAAGCG ATACTGTGAAGTTAGAGTTCAAGCAGTATTCCCCAGACTCGGAATGGAGAGAGACGACTATAAACCGAAGAGGGCATAAAGAAGTAGGCAATGAAGCAGATGGCTATTATGGTGGGATCAGAAAGCTTTACAGTGAGGATGAGATCTCTGAGTGGAGAAGATTTTGGCCAAGCTGCACCCTGGATTAA
- the LOC116006587 gene encoding CDPK-related kinase 1-like — translation MAKFATDAMKDSRVLDFVNTVSSLQYRKMDFEEFCAAAISVHQLEGMDSWEQHARRGYEFFEKDGNRPIMIEELASELGLSPSVPVHVVLQDWIRHSDGKLSFLGFVRLLHGLSARALQKA, via the exons ATGGCGAAGTTCGCCACTGATGCAATGAAGGATTCGAGGGTTTTGGATTTTGTCAATACG GTGAGTTCTCTCCAATATAGGAAAATGGATTTCGAAGAATTCTGTGCTGCAGCGATAAGTGTTCATCAGCTAGAAGGAATGGACAGCTGGGAACAGCATGCTCGACGTGGCTACGAGTTTTTTGAGAAGGATGGAAACAGGCCTATCATGATCGAGGAACTCGCTTCG GAGCTCGGCCTTAGCCCTTCGGTTCCAGTTCACGTAGTTCTGCAGGATTGGATCAGACACTCGGATGGAAAGCTCAGTTTCTTGGGGTTCGTTCGGCTTCTGCATGGTCTTTCTGCCCGCGCCCTTCAAAAAGCTTAA